In Rosa chinensis cultivar Old Blush chromosome 1, RchiOBHm-V2, whole genome shotgun sequence, a genomic segment contains:
- the LOC112176189 gene encoding 8-amino-7-oxononanoate synthase isoform X2, with amino-acid sequence MNLKNPPPPSKTTTSKSSTKCSSGTVPPWRSTFPNQRSRNGSVTSPVPFLEFIGDEEDTRRFKKLLLFSGNDYLGLSSHPTIGNAAAKAAQEHGMGPRGSALICGYTDYHRRLESSLADLKKKEDCLLCPTGFAANMALMVVLGNVGSLLAAGKTPLTNEKIAIFSDELNHASIIDGIRLAERQKSVEIFIYRHCDMIHLKALLSSCTMQKKVVVTDSLFSMDGDFAPMIELVKLRKQHDFLLVIDDAHGTFVCGKNGGGVAEEFHCERDVDICVGTLSKAAGCHGGFIACSKRWKQLIQSRGRSFIFSTATPLPIAAAAHAAVIVARKETWRRKAIWSRVQDFRALTGIPINSPIISLVVGSEEKALKASRSLLKSGFHVTAIRPPTVPPNSCRLRVTLSATHTRADIERFTTALSNCVNFQEIGIHGSNGYARL; translated from the exons ATGAACCTCAAAAACCCACCACCACCGTCGAAGACGACGACCTCCAAGTCTTCCACCAAATGCAGCTCTGGGACCGTTCCTCCGTGGAGGTCCACATTCCCGAATCAACGTTCCAGAAATGGCTCAGTGACATCCCCAGTTCCG TTTTTGGAGTTTATAGGAGATGAGGAAGATACCCGGAGATTCAAAAAGCTGTTGTTGTTCTCTGGAAATGATTATCTGGGCTTGAGTTCACATCCCACCATTGGAAATGCTGCTGCTAAG GCGGCTCAAGAACATGGAATGGGCCCAAGGGGCTCTGCTTTGATCTGTGGATATACGGATTACCATAGGCGACTGGAGTCATCCTTAGCGGacttgaagaagaaagag GATTGCCTTCTTTGTCCTACAGGGTTTGCAGCCAATATGGCCTTGATGGTAGTGTTGGGAAATGTTGGTTCTCTCTTGGCTGCTGGAAAAACACCTTTAACTAATGAAAAGATTGCCATTTTTTCTGATGAACTGAACCATGCGTCGATAATTGATGGTATTCGTCTTGCTGAACGACAAAAATCTGTAGAGATATTCATCTATAGACATTGTGACATGATTCACCTTAAGGCATTGTT ATCCAGTTGCACAATGCAGAAGAAAGTTGTTGTGACTGATAG CTTGTTTAGTATGGATGGAGACTTTGCACCAATGATCGAGCTGGTGAAGCTACGCAAGCAGCATGACTTTCTGTTAGTCATTGATGAT GCTCATGGAACCTTTGTTTGCGGTAAAAATGGTGGTGGAGTGGCTGAGGAATTCCATTGTGAAAGAGATGTTGACATATGTGTTGGCACGTTGAGTAAAGCTGCAGGTTGCCATGGCGGGTTCATTGCATGCAG CAAAAGATGGAAGCAACTCATACAGTCACGAGGACGCTCCTTTATATTTTCAACTGCTACACCATTACCAATTGCTGCTGCGGCCCATG CTGCTGTTATTGTCGCAAGAAAGGAAACATGGCGTAGAAAGGCAATTTGGAGTCGGGTGCAAGATTTTCGTGCTCTCACTGGAATTCCCATAAACAGTCCAATAATATCGCTTGTCGTAGGGAGCGAAGAGAAGGCTTTGAAAGCGAGCCG GAGTCTGTTGAAATCGGGTTTCCATGTGACTGCAATCAGACCCCCAACGGTGCCACCCAACTCATGCAG GCTACGAGTGACTTTGAGTGCAACACACACAAGGGCTGATATTGAGAGGTTCACAACTGCACTCTCCAATTGTGTAAATTTCCAAGAAATCGGCATCCATGGCTCCAATGGATATGCTAGGCTTTAG
- the LOC112176173 gene encoding receptor-like protein 7 isoform X2, giving the protein MRGLSQCLFLFLFFFFKGCNTSTSQEPSYCPEEESSALLQFKHSFTINASASGLESAYPKVLSWKQTQGGNNTSCCTWDGVECDEKTGHVIGLDLSSSYLYGSINSNSSLFRLVHLQRLNLADNDFKYSQIPSTIRNLPMLTQLDLSFSVFAGQVPSQLSQLVKLSLLNLSSNTEPSSGVGLLKLDGSNFRNLVQNLTNLEHLCLRYINISSTIPHSMANLSFLTTVDLHQCELFGDFPVTIFHFQNLKNLYLRDNQDLIGYLPEFNQSSRLTTLDVHGTRFSGNFPSSIGKINSLKQLDVAACNFTAGLIPSSLGNLRQLTYLDISANKFGGLIPESFGNLTKLTNFRIATSPLTIGPVPSWIGNFSKLVYLDFSYSGLNSSILASFSNLTNLEILYLHYNDLRGTLEFQTFRNLQNLNQLNLNGNNLEFLTDSVIMNATVPQFKVLGLARCNLTQFPYFLRYQKNLQALYLDQNKIQGQVPKWIWNMSTESLKFFRLGDNLLSGFEQLPVVLPWINLRYLSLLSNMFHGPLPIPAASTSGYEVQNNNFAGEVPPGICNMSSLLALDASNNNFSGMIPQCFGNFSDHLTLLLLGNNSFHGTLPQTYTNKSNLRMLDVGQNQLQGQLPRSLANCLLLETLILSNNNLSDVFPFWLATLPELKLLAMRHNGFHGVIGKPENNQRFPKLRILDMSYNNFTGQFLAEHIFFEYAMRPNMTVSQTTYMEADVRYQFGNGNGESATFYYDAPITITSKGLDRYYSKIQEAFAVIDISCNKFEGKIDEWIGNLKGLRSLNFSNNLLTGGIPSSLGKLTDLESLDLSNNKLSEEIPQQLAQLTFLAQFNVSHNNLTGPIPSGTQLRGFNVTAYEGNSALCGDPLPKKCGNSNTPAQLPPSGIEDNSSGSGIEFDWIFVLAGYGSGLVIGVVLADVAITRRPVLFLQIVGTLIRLMEKITSWKRSGR; this is encoded by the exons ATGAGGGGGTTATCCCAGTGcttgtttctgtttttgttctttttcttcaagGGGTGCAACACCAGTACTTCCCAAGAG CCATCTTATTGTCCTGAGGAGGAAAGCTCTGCGTTGCTACAATTCAAGCACAGCTTTACTATCAACGCATCTGCTTCGGGTTTAGAGAGTGCTTATCCGAAAGTGTTGTCATGGAAACAAACTCAAGGAGGAAACAACACCAGCTGCTGCACATGGGATGGGGTTGAGTGTGACGAAAAGACGGGTCATGTGATTGGGCTTGATCTTAGTAGCAGTTATCTCTACGGCTCTATCAACTCCAACAGCTCCCTCTTCCGTCTTGTTCACCTTCAGAGGCTCAACCTCGCTGATAACGACTTCAAATACTCTCAAATTCCTTCAACTATTAGGAATCTTCCTATGCTCACCCAACTCGACCTCTCTTTCTCCGTCTTTGCTGGTCAAGTCCCATCTCAACTTTCACAGTTGGTTAAGTTGTCACTCCTCAATCTTTCTTCCAATACCGAACCTTCTTCTGGTGTAGGATTGTTGAAACTTGATGGATCCAATTTCAGAAATCTAGTTCAAAACTTAACCAATCTAGAACACCTTTGTCTCCGTTACATCAACATATCTTCGACAATTCCCCATTCCATGGCCAATTTATCATTTTTGACAACCGTCGACTTACATCAGTGCGAGTTGTTTGGCGACTTCCCGGTAACAATTTTCCACTTCCAAAACTTGAAAAATCTTTATCTGAGAGACAACCAAGATCTCATTGGTTATTTGCCTGAATTTAATCAAAGTAGTCGTCTCACAACACTCGATGTTCATGGAACTAGATTTTCAGGGAACTTTCCTTCTTCCATCGGAAAGATTAATTCTTTGAAGCAGTTGGATGTGGCTGCATGCAATTTTACAGCAGGGTTGATTCCATCTTCTCTAGGTAATCTTAGACAGCTCACATATCTAGACATTTCAGCaaacaaatttggaggtctaatTCCTGAGTCTTTTGGAAACCTTACAAAATTGACTAATTTTAGGATTGCTACAAGTCCATTAACTATTGGTCCGGTCCCATCTTGGATAGGTAACTTCAGCAAACTAGTTTACCTAGATTTTTCATATAGTGGACTGAATAGTTCAATTCTTGCGTCATTTTCCAATCTCACGAACCTTGAGATTCTTTATCTTCATTACAATGACCTGAGAGGTACATTGGAGTTTCAAACATTTCGAAACTTACAAAATCTCAATCAACTCAATCTAAATGGTAATAATCTGGAATTTCTCACTGATTCCGTGATTATGAATGCAACAGTTCCACAGTTCAAGGTTCTAGGATTGGCTAGATGCAACTTGACACAGTTCCCATATTTCTTAAGATATCAAAAAAATTTGCAGGCTTTGTACCTTGATCAAAACAAAATCCAAGGCCAAGTACCGAAATGGATCTGGAACATGAGCACCGAAAGTCTGAAGTTCTTCCGCCTTGGCGATAACCTCCTTTCAGGCTTCGAGCAACTTCCAGTTGTGCTTCCTTGGATTAACTTACGATATTTAAGTCTTTTGTCCAACATGTTCCATGGGCCACTCCCAATACCGGCAGCATCCACTAGTGGCTATGAAGTTCAGAATAACAACTTTGCTGGAGAAGTTCCACCAGGGATCTGCAATATGAGTTCTCTTCTGGCCCTTGATGCGTCTAATAACAACTTCAGTGGCATGATTCCGCAGTGTTTCGGAAACTTTAGCGACCATCTGACACTTTTGCTGCTTGGAAATAACTCATTTCATGGCACTCTTCCTCAGACATACACCAACAAAAGCAACTTGAGGATGCTTGATGTGGGTCAAAATCAATTGCAAGGGCAACTACCGAGGTCATTGGCTAATTGTCTGTTGCTTGAGACTTTGATTCTGTCAAACAATAACTTGAGTGATGTTTTCCCCTTTTGGTTGGCAACCCTTCCGGAGTTAAAACTTTTGGCAATGCGGCATAATGGGTTCCATGGAGTGATAGGAAAGCCTGAAAACAATCAACGGTTCCCTAAGTTGCGTATTTTAGATATGTCTTATAACAATTTCACCGGCCAGTTTCTAGCTGAGCACATCTTCTTTGAGTATGCCATGAGACCAAATATGACTGTCAGCCAGACAACATACATGGAGGCTGACGTCAGGTACCAATTTGGTAATGGTAATGGTGAATCGGCCACTTTCTATTATGATGCCCCGATTACAATAACGAGTAAAGGTCTGGACAGATACTATTCAAAGATTCAAGAAGCCTTTGCAGTCATTGATATCTCATGCAACAAATTTGAAGGGAAGATTGATGAATGGATTGGAAATCTAAAAGGGCTTCGCTCGCTGAATTTTTCCAATAACCTTCTCACCGGTGGGATCCCATCATCTTTGGGAAAGTTAACAGATCTCGAATCACTGGACCTTTCGAATAACAAGCTCTCAGAAGAGATCCCACAACAACTGGCGCAACTGACATTCCTTGCACAATTCAATGTCTCTCACAACAATCTCACAGGTCCTATACCGAGTGGAACCCAACTCAGGGGGTTTAATGTCACTGCTTATGAGGGAAACTCCGCACTATGTGGAGATCCATTGCCAAAGAAATGTGGGAACTCTAATACCCCAGCTCAACTGCCACCTTCTGGAATAGAAGACAACAGTTCAGGGTCCGGAATTGAATTTGATTGGATTTTTGTGTTGGCTGGATACGGAAGTGGGTTGGTTATAGGAGTGGTACTTGCGGATGTAGCAATCACACGGAGGCCTGTGTTGTTTCTTCAGATAGTTGGAACATTGATCAGACTAATGGAAAAGATCACAAGCTGGAAGAGGTCTGGACGCTGA
- the LOC112176189 gene encoding 8-amino-7-oxononanoate synthase isoform X1, with the protein MSSWDNWVEHSLDKLERLQLLRSLRPIYFRNEPQKPTTTVEDDDLQVFHQMQLWDRSSVEVHIPESTFQKWLSDIPSSGDEEDTRRFKKLLLFSGNDYLGLSSHPTIGNAAAKAAQEHGMGPRGSALICGYTDYHRRLESSLADLKKKEDCLLCPTGFAANMALMVVLGNVGSLLAAGKTPLTNEKIAIFSDELNHASIIDGIRLAERQKSVEIFIYRHCDMIHLKALLSSCTMQKKVVVTDSLFSMDGDFAPMIELVKLRKQHDFLLVIDDAHGTFVCGKNGGGVAEEFHCERDVDICVGTLSKAAGCHGGFIACSKRWKQLIQSRGRSFIFSTATPLPIAAAAHAAVIVARKETWRRKAIWSRVQDFRALTGIPINSPIISLVVGSEEKALKASRSLLKSGFHVTAIRPPTVPPNSCRLRVTLSATHTRADIERFTTALSNCVNFQEIGIHGSNGYARL; encoded by the exons ATGAGCTCCTGGGACAACTGGGTCGAACACTCCCTTGACAAACTTGAACGCCTGCAACTCCTCCGGTCTCTCCGACCCATCTACTTCCGCAATGAACCTCAAAAACCCACCACCACCGTCGAAGACGACGACCTCCAAGTCTTCCACCAAATGCAGCTCTGGGACCGTTCCTCCGTGGAGGTCCACATTCCCGAATCAACGTTCCAGAAATGGCTCAGTGACATCCCCAGTTCCG GAGATGAGGAAGATACCCGGAGATTCAAAAAGCTGTTGTTGTTCTCTGGAAATGATTATCTGGGCTTGAGTTCACATCCCACCATTGGAAATGCTGCTGCTAAG GCGGCTCAAGAACATGGAATGGGCCCAAGGGGCTCTGCTTTGATCTGTGGATATACGGATTACCATAGGCGACTGGAGTCATCCTTAGCGGacttgaagaagaaagag GATTGCCTTCTTTGTCCTACAGGGTTTGCAGCCAATATGGCCTTGATGGTAGTGTTGGGAAATGTTGGTTCTCTCTTGGCTGCTGGAAAAACACCTTTAACTAATGAAAAGATTGCCATTTTTTCTGATGAACTGAACCATGCGTCGATAATTGATGGTATTCGTCTTGCTGAACGACAAAAATCTGTAGAGATATTCATCTATAGACATTGTGACATGATTCACCTTAAGGCATTGTT ATCCAGTTGCACAATGCAGAAGAAAGTTGTTGTGACTGATAG CTTGTTTAGTATGGATGGAGACTTTGCACCAATGATCGAGCTGGTGAAGCTACGCAAGCAGCATGACTTTCTGTTAGTCATTGATGAT GCTCATGGAACCTTTGTTTGCGGTAAAAATGGTGGTGGAGTGGCTGAGGAATTCCATTGTGAAAGAGATGTTGACATATGTGTTGGCACGTTGAGTAAAGCTGCAGGTTGCCATGGCGGGTTCATTGCATGCAG CAAAAGATGGAAGCAACTCATACAGTCACGAGGACGCTCCTTTATATTTTCAACTGCTACACCATTACCAATTGCTGCTGCGGCCCATG CTGCTGTTATTGTCGCAAGAAAGGAAACATGGCGTAGAAAGGCAATTTGGAGTCGGGTGCAAGATTTTCGTGCTCTCACTGGAATTCCCATAAACAGTCCAATAATATCGCTTGTCGTAGGGAGCGAAGAGAAGGCTTTGAAAGCGAGCCG GAGTCTGTTGAAATCGGGTTTCCATGTGACTGCAATCAGACCCCCAACGGTGCCACCCAACTCATGCAG GCTACGAGTGACTTTGAGTGCAACACACACAAGGGCTGATATTGAGAGGTTCACAACTGCACTCTCCAATTGTGTAAATTTCCAAGAAATCGGCATCCATGGCTCCAATGGATATGCTAGGCTTTAG
- the LOC112176173 gene encoding receptor-like protein 7 isoform X1 — MRGLSQCLFLFLFFFFKGCNTSTSQEQPSYCPEEESSALLQFKHSFTINASASGLESAYPKVLSWKQTQGGNNTSCCTWDGVECDEKTGHVIGLDLSSSYLYGSINSNSSLFRLVHLQRLNLADNDFKYSQIPSTIRNLPMLTQLDLSFSVFAGQVPSQLSQLVKLSLLNLSSNTEPSSGVGLLKLDGSNFRNLVQNLTNLEHLCLRYINISSTIPHSMANLSFLTTVDLHQCELFGDFPVTIFHFQNLKNLYLRDNQDLIGYLPEFNQSSRLTTLDVHGTRFSGNFPSSIGKINSLKQLDVAACNFTAGLIPSSLGNLRQLTYLDISANKFGGLIPESFGNLTKLTNFRIATSPLTIGPVPSWIGNFSKLVYLDFSYSGLNSSILASFSNLTNLEILYLHYNDLRGTLEFQTFRNLQNLNQLNLNGNNLEFLTDSVIMNATVPQFKVLGLARCNLTQFPYFLRYQKNLQALYLDQNKIQGQVPKWIWNMSTESLKFFRLGDNLLSGFEQLPVVLPWINLRYLSLLSNMFHGPLPIPAASTSGYEVQNNNFAGEVPPGICNMSSLLALDASNNNFSGMIPQCFGNFSDHLTLLLLGNNSFHGTLPQTYTNKSNLRMLDVGQNQLQGQLPRSLANCLLLETLILSNNNLSDVFPFWLATLPELKLLAMRHNGFHGVIGKPENNQRFPKLRILDMSYNNFTGQFLAEHIFFEYAMRPNMTVSQTTYMEADVRYQFGNGNGESATFYYDAPITITSKGLDRYYSKIQEAFAVIDISCNKFEGKIDEWIGNLKGLRSLNFSNNLLTGGIPSSLGKLTDLESLDLSNNKLSEEIPQQLAQLTFLAQFNVSHNNLTGPIPSGTQLRGFNVTAYEGNSALCGDPLPKKCGNSNTPAQLPPSGIEDNSSGSGIEFDWIFVLAGYGSGLVIGVVLADVAITRRPVLFLQIVGTLIRLMEKITSWKRSGR; from the exons ATGAGGGGGTTATCCCAGTGcttgtttctgtttttgttctttttcttcaagGGGTGCAACACCAGTACTTCCCAAGAG CAGCCATCTTATTGTCCTGAGGAGGAAAGCTCTGCGTTGCTACAATTCAAGCACAGCTTTACTATCAACGCATCTGCTTCGGGTTTAGAGAGTGCTTATCCGAAAGTGTTGTCATGGAAACAAACTCAAGGAGGAAACAACACCAGCTGCTGCACATGGGATGGGGTTGAGTGTGACGAAAAGACGGGTCATGTGATTGGGCTTGATCTTAGTAGCAGTTATCTCTACGGCTCTATCAACTCCAACAGCTCCCTCTTCCGTCTTGTTCACCTTCAGAGGCTCAACCTCGCTGATAACGACTTCAAATACTCTCAAATTCCTTCAACTATTAGGAATCTTCCTATGCTCACCCAACTCGACCTCTCTTTCTCCGTCTTTGCTGGTCAAGTCCCATCTCAACTTTCACAGTTGGTTAAGTTGTCACTCCTCAATCTTTCTTCCAATACCGAACCTTCTTCTGGTGTAGGATTGTTGAAACTTGATGGATCCAATTTCAGAAATCTAGTTCAAAACTTAACCAATCTAGAACACCTTTGTCTCCGTTACATCAACATATCTTCGACAATTCCCCATTCCATGGCCAATTTATCATTTTTGACAACCGTCGACTTACATCAGTGCGAGTTGTTTGGCGACTTCCCGGTAACAATTTTCCACTTCCAAAACTTGAAAAATCTTTATCTGAGAGACAACCAAGATCTCATTGGTTATTTGCCTGAATTTAATCAAAGTAGTCGTCTCACAACACTCGATGTTCATGGAACTAGATTTTCAGGGAACTTTCCTTCTTCCATCGGAAAGATTAATTCTTTGAAGCAGTTGGATGTGGCTGCATGCAATTTTACAGCAGGGTTGATTCCATCTTCTCTAGGTAATCTTAGACAGCTCACATATCTAGACATTTCAGCaaacaaatttggaggtctaatTCCTGAGTCTTTTGGAAACCTTACAAAATTGACTAATTTTAGGATTGCTACAAGTCCATTAACTATTGGTCCGGTCCCATCTTGGATAGGTAACTTCAGCAAACTAGTTTACCTAGATTTTTCATATAGTGGACTGAATAGTTCAATTCTTGCGTCATTTTCCAATCTCACGAACCTTGAGATTCTTTATCTTCATTACAATGACCTGAGAGGTACATTGGAGTTTCAAACATTTCGAAACTTACAAAATCTCAATCAACTCAATCTAAATGGTAATAATCTGGAATTTCTCACTGATTCCGTGATTATGAATGCAACAGTTCCACAGTTCAAGGTTCTAGGATTGGCTAGATGCAACTTGACACAGTTCCCATATTTCTTAAGATATCAAAAAAATTTGCAGGCTTTGTACCTTGATCAAAACAAAATCCAAGGCCAAGTACCGAAATGGATCTGGAACATGAGCACCGAAAGTCTGAAGTTCTTCCGCCTTGGCGATAACCTCCTTTCAGGCTTCGAGCAACTTCCAGTTGTGCTTCCTTGGATTAACTTACGATATTTAAGTCTTTTGTCCAACATGTTCCATGGGCCACTCCCAATACCGGCAGCATCCACTAGTGGCTATGAAGTTCAGAATAACAACTTTGCTGGAGAAGTTCCACCAGGGATCTGCAATATGAGTTCTCTTCTGGCCCTTGATGCGTCTAATAACAACTTCAGTGGCATGATTCCGCAGTGTTTCGGAAACTTTAGCGACCATCTGACACTTTTGCTGCTTGGAAATAACTCATTTCATGGCACTCTTCCTCAGACATACACCAACAAAAGCAACTTGAGGATGCTTGATGTGGGTCAAAATCAATTGCAAGGGCAACTACCGAGGTCATTGGCTAATTGTCTGTTGCTTGAGACTTTGATTCTGTCAAACAATAACTTGAGTGATGTTTTCCCCTTTTGGTTGGCAACCCTTCCGGAGTTAAAACTTTTGGCAATGCGGCATAATGGGTTCCATGGAGTGATAGGAAAGCCTGAAAACAATCAACGGTTCCCTAAGTTGCGTATTTTAGATATGTCTTATAACAATTTCACCGGCCAGTTTCTAGCTGAGCACATCTTCTTTGAGTATGCCATGAGACCAAATATGACTGTCAGCCAGACAACATACATGGAGGCTGACGTCAGGTACCAATTTGGTAATGGTAATGGTGAATCGGCCACTTTCTATTATGATGCCCCGATTACAATAACGAGTAAAGGTCTGGACAGATACTATTCAAAGATTCAAGAAGCCTTTGCAGTCATTGATATCTCATGCAACAAATTTGAAGGGAAGATTGATGAATGGATTGGAAATCTAAAAGGGCTTCGCTCGCTGAATTTTTCCAATAACCTTCTCACCGGTGGGATCCCATCATCTTTGGGAAAGTTAACAGATCTCGAATCACTGGACCTTTCGAATAACAAGCTCTCAGAAGAGATCCCACAACAACTGGCGCAACTGACATTCCTTGCACAATTCAATGTCTCTCACAACAATCTCACAGGTCCTATACCGAGTGGAACCCAACTCAGGGGGTTTAATGTCACTGCTTATGAGGGAAACTCCGCACTATGTGGAGATCCATTGCCAAAGAAATGTGGGAACTCTAATACCCCAGCTCAACTGCCACCTTCTGGAATAGAAGACAACAGTTCAGGGTCCGGAATTGAATTTGATTGGATTTTTGTGTTGGCTGGATACGGAAGTGGGTTGGTTATAGGAGTGGTACTTGCGGATGTAGCAATCACACGGAGGCCTGTGTTGTTTCTTCAGATAGTTGGAACATTGATCAGACTAATGGAAAAGATCACAAGCTGGAAGAGGTCTGGACGCTGA